One part of the Anastrepha obliqua isolate idAnaObli1 unplaced genomic scaffold, idAnaObli1_1.0 ptg000107l, whole genome shotgun sequence genome encodes these proteins:
- the LOC129251927 gene encoding jerky protein homolog-like, which translates to MLWYIESCYKLSWCQIGRILNRNKSAWMTLALFEEWFHKTFVPEVKGFLRAENLPEKALLLIDNAPCHPKDGELMSSDGQISVMCLPPNCTALIQPMDQNVIRLTKLNYKTSLLSDIVRRGKTIDESLRNINLKHAICFLANAWDAVNVTSI; encoded by the exons ATGTTATGGTACATAGAAAGTTGCTATAAATTAAGCTGGTGCCAGATTGGACGAATTCTGAACAGAAACAAAAGTGCTTGGATGACCTTGGCTTTGTTTGAGGAATGGTTTCACAAAACATTTGTTCCAGAG GTAAAAGGGTTCCTTCGAGCCGAAAATCTTCCCGAAAAGGCTCTATTGCTTATTGATAATGCTCCATGCCATCCCAAAGACGGCGAGTTAATGAGTAGTGATGGTCAAATATCTGTAATGTGTCTTCCTCCGAACTGTACTGCACTTATACAGCCCATGGACCAGAATGTTATAAGACTTACGAAATTGAACTACAAAACAAGCCTTTTAAGTGACATCGTTCGCCGTGGAAAAACAATAGACGAATCTCTGCGAAATATCAACTTAAAACACGCAATATGCTTTTTAGCTAATGCCTGGGATGCTGTTAATGTGACCTCCATTTAG